A part of Arachis hypogaea cultivar Tifrunner chromosome 12, arahy.Tifrunner.gnm2.J5K5, whole genome shotgun sequence genomic DNA contains:
- the LOC112726674 gene encoding protein LURP-one-related 11-like, which yields MGKVHPQALQLSPNCSFTSKQETFTLWMKSLVLNGKGCTVFDSSGQIVYRVDNYNCKDKHEVHLMDQEGNGLFTITRKQYKLSRFWEGYRSPATRNDHKGPCFRVCKTYKISRGGSTYEVQLGLDKNQPCNLKIESITGKSACKIADEFGVIVAELKRKKSPCGVDLGEDVFTMVVEPNVDISLIMGIVVAYSLINSKM from the exons ATGGGAAAAGTTCATCCCCAAGCACTACAATTATCTCCTAATTGCAGCTTCACTTCCAAGCAAGAAACCTTCACCTTATGGATGAAATCTCTTGTTTTGAATGGAAAAGGTTGCACTGTCTTTGATTCAAGTGGACAAATCGTTTATCGAGTTGATAACTATAATTGCAAAGATAAACATGAAGTTCATCTCATGGATCAAGAAGGCAATGGTTTGTTCACTATAACTCGAAAG CAATACAAATTGTCAAGGTTTTGGGAGGGATATCGATCCCCCGCCACAAGAAATGACCACAAAGGACCATGCTTTAGGGTTTGTAAGACTTATAAGATCTCAAGAGGGGGTTCAACATATGAAGTGCAACTTGGATTGGACAAAAACCAACCATGCAATCTTAAAATTGAAAGTATCACTGGCAAATCTGCTTGCAAAATTGCTGATGAATTTGGTGTAATAGttgcagag CTTAAAAGAAAGAAGTCACCATGTGGAGTTGACTTAGGAGAAGATGTATTTACAATGGTAGTGGAGCCAAATGTAGATATTTCTCTAATAATGGGGATTGTTGTAGCTTACAGCCTCATTAACTCCAAAATGTAa